One stretch of Periplaneta americana isolate PAMFEO1 chromosome 1, P.americana_PAMFEO1_priV1, whole genome shotgun sequence DNA includes these proteins:
- the LOC138699291 gene encoding uncharacterized protein, protein MMEEVIINSYGYKHYHEQFMQNTNGTTATEVLLIVLPAPFGIFLSTYVSSVLLYAAKSRIQFPPKVTRWLPFVIDFVVITVPFILCFTVYSDVHIVVSSAFFISLCVCVIYSCILNRNVLTKDFISALLRTPINEERRPYVTNFRAIMNLMTAVCILAVDFKIFPRRLAKTETFGYGLMDVGVGLFIIANAIVSSESLGYNFMPKMFTTSMWKALKDCIPLLLLGFARFFVTKQIDYQQHVSEYGVQWNFFITLAITKITGTLVSQIISFDYSFMVSVIILGIHQFLLSSGLQDWVLSNVPRENFLTANREGIISSLGYVALYFAGIWLGRMLRVNSSSFRSNLMLIGKLIVFSFALWLFTSLCELWFGVSRRLANAGYIIWILAFSITVLAILMSIELITLMLNKITKTSLNLKNHRSHEFRNVHINYVPLILEAINYNGLLFFLIANLLTGLVNICVHTLMMGVLHSACIICVYCIILCASAVLLYLKKIKVKM, encoded by the coding sequence ATGATGGAGGAAGTAATAATTAATTCGTACGGGTATAAGCACTATCACGAACAATTTATGCAGAATACGAATGGAACAACAGCAACAGAAGTTTTGTTAATAGTGTTGCCTGCTCCATTTGGAATATTTTTGTCAACGTATGTGTCATCGGTTTTATTGTATGCTGCAAAGTCTAGAATTCAATTTCCACCGAAAGTGACAAGATGGCTACCATTCGTAATTGATTTTGTAGTTATTACTGTACCtttcattttgtgttttacagtatATAGTGACGTGCATATTGTGGTTTCTTCagccttttttatttcattatgtgtTTGTGTAATATACAGTTGTATTCTTAATAGAAATGTATTAACTAAAGACTTTATTAGCGCACTCTTGAGAACTccaataaatgaagaaagaagaccTTATGTGACAAATTTTAGAGCAATAATGAATTTGATGACTGCTGTTTGTATCCTTGCTGTAGATTTCAAGATATTTCCTAGGCGACTAGCAAAGACGGAAACATTTGGCTATGGATTGATGGATGTCGGTGTAGGATTATTTATTATAGCAAATGCTATTGTTTCATCAGAGTCtttaggctacaattttatgCCAAAAATGTTCACAACCTCTATGTGGAAAGCTTTAAAGGATTGTATACCATTGCTTTTGTTAGGTTTTGCAAGATTTTTTGTGACGAAACAAATAGATTATCAACAACACGTTTCTGAATATGGTGTTCAATGGAATTTTTTTATAACTTTAGCAATTACCAAAATTACAGGTACACTGGTTTCACAAATTATCAGTTTCGATTATTCATTTATGGTATCAGTTATAATACTTGGAATTCACCAATTCTTACTTAGTTCTGGGTTGCAAGATTGGGTTCTAAGTAATGTACCGAGAGAAAACTTTCTAACTGCGAATCGTGAAGGTATTATCTCATCATTAGGATATGTTGCTCTCTATTTTGCTGGAATATGGTTAGGTAGAATGCTAAGGGTGAATTCTTCTAGCTTTCGAAGTAACTTGATGTTAATAGGAAAGCTCATAGTATTCAGTTTTGCATTATGGCTTTTTACGTCATTATGTGAACTTTGGTTTGGTGTATCTCGGCGTCTTGCTAACGCTGGCTATATTATTTGGATCTTAGCATTTAGTATAACGGTGCTTGCAATATTAATGTCGATCGAACTGATAACATTGATGTTGAACAAGATTACGAAAACCAGTTTAAATCTGAAAAATCATCGAAGTCATGAGTTTAGAAATGTTCATATTAATTATGTTCCATTGATTCTAGAAGCCATTAATTATAATgggttattattttttcttatagcaaACTTGTTAACTGGTCTAGTCAACATTTGCGTGCATACTTTGATGATGGGTGTACTGCATAGTGCTTGTATAATTTGTGTCTATTGTATCATACTTTGTGCCTCTGCTGTGCTTTTGTATTTGAAAAAGATAAAAGTTAAAATGTGA